A region from the Silene latifolia isolate original U9 population chromosome 7, ASM4854445v1, whole genome shotgun sequence genome encodes:
- the LOC141590397 gene encoding uncharacterized protein LOC141590397 encodes MKISSWNIRGGNDPLKQQEVLDFIRNTQVDIFGILEARIKEKAAKTLIKQHYRNYNVVCNYAAHYNGQIWLIWRPAHVTVTILKIHSQFIHCEATHHATRHVFHLTMVYASNKARTRDDLWVNLQQISTQVQHWLILGDFNVVKDVSERVSSTPPNLGDILDFNSCILRCGVDDIYSTGCISDHSPVLVTVFEDKHVGYRFSFLNSWVEHPDYHNLVSEAWQEPVAGSTMFKLFKKLKNVKGKLKKLHKENFTHMAQQIKDSKEALHHSQEQIQANLSNSELYDQERTLLANYTSLKQLESSIINKKAKIDHISYSDSSSKYFFARIQDRKQQQIIGRIFDKDGNEQIGVDNVAAGFIDYYNHLLSSSQST; translated from the exons ATGAAGATCTCTTCTTGGAACATTAGAGGGGGAAATGATCCCCTCAAACAACAAGAAGTGTTGGATTTTATTAGAAATACTCAGGTTGACATTTTTGGAATTCTGGAAGCTAGAATTAAAGAAAAAGCTGCAAAAACTCTTATCAAGCAACATTATAGGAATTATAATGTGGTGTGCAACTATGCTGCTCACTACAATGGTCAAATTTGGCTCATTTGGAGGCCAGCACATGTAACTGTCACTATCCTCAAGATTCATTCCCAATTCATTCATTGTGAGGCTACTCATCATGCCACTAGGCATGTCTTTCATCTGACTATGGTTTATGCTAGCAACAAGGCTAGGACTCGTGATGATCTCTGGGTTAATCTCCAGCAGATCAGTACTCAAGTGCAGCATTGGCTTATATTGGGTGATTTTAATGTGGTTAAGGATGTCAGTGAAAGGGTTAGTAGTACTCCTCCTAATCTTGGAGACATCTTGGATTTTAATTCTTGCATCCTTCGTTGTGGGGTTGATGATATTTACAGCACTGGGT GTATATCTGATCACTCTCCTGTGTTGGTCACTGTGTTTGAAGATAAACATGTTGGGTACAGATTTAGCTTTCTCAATAGTTGGGTGGAACATCCTGATTATCATAATTTGGTCTCTGAGGCTTGGCAAGAGCCTGTTGCAGGCTCCACTATGTTTAAGCTTTTTAAGAAGCTTAAAAATGTTAAGGGAAAACTTAAAAAGCTACATAAAGAGAACTTCACTCATATGGCTCAGCAAATTAAGGACAGCAAGGAGGCTCTTCATCACTCTCAAGAGCAAATACAAGCTAATCTTTCAAATTCTGAACTTTATGATCAGGAAAGGACTCTTCTTGCTAATTATACTAGTCTTAAGCAACTTGAAAGCTCCATCATCAATAAAAAAGCTAAGATTGATCACATATCCTATAGTGACTCATCTTCCAAGTACTTCTTTGCTCGTATTCAGGATAGGAAACAGCAGCAAATTATTGGGAGAATTTTTGACAAAGATGGTAATGAGCAAATTGGGGTGGACAATGTAGCTGCTGGTTTCATTGACTACTATAACCACCTACTTAGCTCCTCTCAGTCCACCTGA